In one Halictus rubicundus isolate RS-2024b chromosome 14, iyHalRubi1_principal, whole genome shotgun sequence genomic region, the following are encoded:
- the Beta-spec gene encoding spectrin beta chain isoform X3, whose protein sequence is MTTDISVVRGGWDPTLQQEIVDEYEYDGGNSSSRLFERSRIKALAGERELVQKKTFQKWVNSHLVRCSCRIGDLYVDLRDGKMLIKLLEILSGERLPRPTKGKMRIHCLENVDKALQFLREQRVHLENMGSHDIVDGNPRLSLGLIWTIILRFQIQDITIEETDNQETKSAKDALLLWCQMKTAGYHNVNVRNFTTSWRDGLAFNAIIHKHRPDLIQFDKLSKANAIYNLNNAFNVAEDKLGLTKLLDAEDIFVDHPDEKSIITYVVTYYHYFSKMKQETVQGKRIGKVVGIAMENDRMIHEYESLTSDLLRWIEGTIEALGDRRFANSLVGVQSQLSQFSNYRTVEKPPKFVEKGNLEVLLFTLQSKMRANNQKPYTPREGKMISDINKAWERLEKAEHERELALREELIRQEKLEQLAARFNRKASMRETWLSENQRLVSQDNFGFDLAAVEAAAKKHEAIETDIFAYEERVQAVMAVSQELEAENYHDIERINARKDNVLRLWTYLLELLRARRMRLELSLQLQQNFQEMLYILDSMEEIKMRLLTDDYGKHLMGVEDLLQKHSLVEADINVLGERVKAVVQQSQRFLEHGEGYRPCDPTIIVERVQQLEDAYAELVRLAVERRARLEESRKLWQFYWDMADEENWIKEKEQIVSTGDIGHDLTTINLLLSKHKALENEIQSHEPQLMSVAAVGDELVRQQHFGSDRITERLQEILGMWNHLLDLAAFRRKRLEEAVDYHQLFADADDIDIWMLDTLRLVSSEDVGRDEANVQSLLKKHKDVTDELKNYGTTIDQLHQQASGLGEQDAKSPEVLERLASIDSRYKELMELAKLRKQRLLDALSLYKLFSESDGVEQWIGEKNRMLETMVPAKDIEDVEIMKHRYNGFEKEMYANASRVAVVNQLARQLLHVEHPNSEQIVARQNELNQKWAELREKADHKRDALNSAHGVQTFHIECRETVSWIEDKKRILQQTDSLEMDLTGVMTLQRRLSGMERDLAAIQAKLDALELEAQNIQQQNLEDPEVIRDRIAQIHTIWEQLTQMLKERDAKLEEAGDLHRFLRDLDHFQAWLTKTQTDVASEDTPTTLADAEKLLTQHQNIKEEIDNYTGDYQKMMEYGERLTSEAGDGDTQYMFLRERLNALKMGWEELHQMWVNRQILLSNSLNLQVFDRDARQAEVLLSQQEHILGKDETPVNFEQAEQMIKRHEAFMTTMDANDEKINSVVQFATRLVDQAHFAADKVKKKAENINERRQINRDKANQYMEKLKDQLQLQMFLQDCEELGEWVQEKHITAQDETYRSAKTVHSKWTRHQAFEAEIASNKDRLQQLQQAAEELIQQKPDLAEIIKPKVAELADQFEELETTTHDKGERLFDANREVLIHQTCDDIDSWMNELEKQIESTDTGSDLASVNILMQKQQMIETQMAVKAKQVTELDKQAEHLQRTVPDDKMEEIKCKKEKVAQRFAQLKAPLIDRQRHLEKKKEAFQFRRDVEDEKLWIAEKMPQATSSEYGNSLFNVHMLKKKNQSLRTEIENHEPRINLVCNNGQKLIDEGHEDSSEFQRLISELTEKWKELKDAVDDRNKHLLQNEKAQQYFFDATEAESWMSEQELYMMVEDRGKDEISAQNLMKKHESLEHAVEDYADTIRQLGETARQLINDQHPLADQIAVKQSQVDKLYAGLKDLAGERRAKLDEALQLFMLNREVDDLEQWIAERELVAGSHELGQDYDHVTLLWERFKEFARDTEATGSDRVAAVNGIADSLIAAGHSDAATIAEWKDGLNEVWQDLLELIETRTQMLQASRELHKFFHDCKDVLGRILEKQNAMSDELGRDAGSVSALQRKHANFMQDLSTLQSQVTQIQEESAKLQASYAGDKAVEITNREGEVVASWNNLQSLCEERRAKLEDTGDLFRFFNMVRTLMIWMDDVVRQMNTSEKPRDVAGVELLMNNHQSLKAEIDAREDNLLACINLGKDLLARNHYASTQIKEKLAALTDHRNALLHRWEERWENLQLILEVYQFARDAAVAEAWLIAQEPYLMSQELGHTIDEVENLIKKHEAFEKSAAAQEERFSALHRLTTFELKELKRREQEREEEERRKKEEAAAAEAARLAKATPVTSPDEPPSERAEAEGVTSGERTAGEDESHVAHRKASTRTPQPQDKPKEAPKGGSGSESGTLRRKERSRSKSPFRSFRWRKSAKSPSLDRSGVSDDEHSISEQRSPTDDEFEGVLQRKHEWENTTKKASNRSWHKVYMVVRGQSLFAYTDQKSYKAAPDQSHKGEAPLDLRGATITVANDYTKKKHVFRVKSQSGSDFLFQAKDDTEMNEWVTALNQSAQGASGAGTSRAHTLPAPTQAETKRRSFFTLKKN, encoded by the exons ATGACGACCGACATCTCGGTGGTGCGAGGGGGTTGGGACCCCACGCTACAACAAGAGATTGTCGATGAGTACGAATACGACGGGGGAAACTCGAGCTCGAGACTCTTCGAACGTTCACGAATCAAGGCGTTAGCTG GTGAACGTGAATTAGTACAAAAGAAGACTTTCCAGAAATGGGTGAATTCCCATTTGGTTCGATGCTCGTGCCGAATCGGCGATCTGTACGTCGATCTTCGGGACGGGAAGATGCTGATAAAACTCCTGGAGATCCTTTCCGGAGAACGTTTGCCGCGGCCAACGAAAGGAAAAATGCGAATACACTGTTTGGAAAACGTCGACAAAGCGTTGCAATTCTTGCGGGAGCAGAGGGTGCACCTGGAGAACATGGGATCCCACGATATAGTCGACGGGAATCCGCGATTGAGCTTGGGTCTGATCTGGACCATCATCCTTCGTTTCCAAATTCAGGACATCACTATCGAGGAGACCGACAACCAAGAGACAAAGTCAGCGAAAGACGCTTTGCTGCTCTGGTGTCAGATGAAAACGGCCGGCTATCATAACGTCAACGTGAGGAATTTCACCACTTCCTGGCGCGACGGTCTGGCCTTTAACGCCATCATCCATAAGCACAGACCGGATCTGATCCAGTTCGACAAGCTTTCCAAGGCGAACGCTATCTACAACTTGAACAATGCGTTCAACGTTGCCGAGGACAAACTCGGACTGACCAAACTCCTGGACGCCGAGGACATATTCGTCGACCACCCGGACGAGAAGTCTATCATCACCTACGTGGTCACTTACTATCACTACTTCTCCAAGATGAAGCAAGAGACTGTTCAGGGCAAGAGGATAGGCAAGGTTGTCGGCATCGCCATGGAAAACGATCGCATGATCCACGAGTACGAGAGCCTGACGAGCGACTTGTTGCGGTGGATAGAGGGCACCATAGAGGCCCTCGGTGACCGTAGGTTCGCCAACTCGTTGGTGGGCGTGCAATCCCAGCTCTCTCAGTTCTCCAACTACCGTACCGTAGAGAAACCGCCCAAGTTTGTAGAGAAGGGCAACTTGGAAGTGCTGCTGTTCACGCTGCAGTCAAAGATGAGGGCTAACAATCAAAAACCCTACACGCCCAGGGAGGGCAAGATGATATCAGACATCAACAAGGCTTGGGAGCGACTGGAGAAGGCCGAGCACGAAAGGGAGCTGGCTCTGCGCGAGGAGCTGATTCGCCAGGAGAAACTCGAACAATTGGCAGCGAGGTTCAATCGTAAGGCTAGCATGAGGGAAACCTGGTTGTCCGAGAACCAGCGTCTGGTCTCCCAGGATAATTTCGGTTTCGACTTGGCCGCGGTGGAAGCCGCAGCCAAGAAACACGAGGCCATCGAAACGGACATATTCGCTTACGAGGAGAGAGTCCAGGCCGTGATGGCAGTGTCCCAAGAATTGGAGGCCGAGAACTACCACGACATCGAGCGAATCAACGCTCGCAAGGACAACGTTCTCAGACTATGGACCTACCTGCTGGAATTGTTGCGCGCCAGAAGGATGAGGTTGGAGCTGTCTCTTCAGCTGCAACAGAACTTCCAGGAGATGCTGTACATCCTGGACAGCATGGAGGAGATCAAGATGCGGTTGTTGACCGACGACTATGGAAAACATTTGATGGGCGTGGAGGACCTTCTGCAGAAGCATTCTCTGGTCGAGGCAGACATCAACGTCCTCGGCGAGAGGGTGAAGGCCGTCGTGCAACAGAGTCAGAGGTTCCTCGAGCACGGAGAGGGATACAGACCCTGCGATCCTACGATCATCGTCGAACGCGTGCAACAGCTCGAGGATGCTTACGCCGAATTGGTTCGTCTAGCGGTGGAACGCAGAGCCAGGCTCGAGGAGTCTCGCAAACTCTGGCAGTTCTATTGGGACATGGCCGACGAGGAGAACTGGATCAAGGAGAAAGAACAGATAGTGTCGACCGGGGACATCGGTCACGATTTGACCACCATAAACTTGCTGCTGTCGAAGCACAAAGCGTTGGAGAACGAAATTCAATCCCACGAACCTCAATTGATGTCGGTAGCCGCGGTCGGCGACGAACTGGTCCGCCAGCAACACTTCGGCTCCGATCGTATCACGGAGAGGCTCCAAGAGATCTTAGGAATGTGGAATCATCTTCTCGACCTGGCTGCCTTCAGAAGAAAGCGATTGGAAGAGGCCGTCGACTACCATCAGCTGTTCGCCGATGCCGACGACATAGACATTTGGATGTTGGACACTCTGAGATTGGTGTCGTCGGAGGACGTCGGAAGAGACGAGGCAAACGTTCAGTCGTTGTTGAAGAAACACAAGGACGTCACCGACGAGCTGAAGAACTATGGCACCACGATCGACCAGCTTCATCAGCAGGCATCCGGTCTTGGGGAGCAAGATGCCAAGTCGCCGGAAGTATTGGAGAGGCTGGCATCCATCGATTCCAGGTACAAGGAGCTCATGGAACTGGCCAAGCTGCGTAAACAGAGACTGCTGGACGCTCTGTCTTTGTACAAGTTGTTCAGCGAGTCGGACGGAGTCGAGCAGTGGATAGGCGAGAAGAACAGGATGCTGGAGACCATGGTGCCGGCCAAGGATATCGAGGACGTGGAGATCATGAAGCACAGGTACAACGGCTTCGAGAAAGAGATGTACGCGAACGCTTCCCGGGTAGCCGTGGTGAATCAATTGGCTAGGCAGTTGTTGCACGTGGAGCATCCGAACTCCGAGCAGATAGTCGCCAGGCAGAACGAGCTGAATCAGAAGTGGGCCGAGTTGAGGGAGAAGGCGGACCATAAACGGGACGCGCTGAACTCCGCTCATGGCGTGCAGACCTTCCACATCGAGTGCAGGGAGACGGTGTCATGGATAGAGGACAAGAAACGAATTCTCCAACAGACCGACAGCCTCGAGATGGATCTGACCGGTGTCATGACGCTTCAGCGTCGCCTGAGCGGCATGGAACGCGATTTGGCAGCTATCCAGGCCAAGTTGGACGCTTTGGAGTTGGAGGCTCAGAATATTCAACAGCAGAACCTGGAAGATCCAGAGGTGATTCGCGATAGGATCGCTCAGATTCACACCATCTGGGAGCAACTGACGCAGATGCTGAAGGAGCGCGACGCCAAATTGGAGGAGGCAGGCGATCTGCACAGATTCTTGAGAGACCTCGACCACTTCCAGGCCTGGTTGACCAAGACCCAGACCGACGTGGCCAGCGAAGACACACCGACCACTTTGGCCGACGCCGAGAAGCTTCTGACACAGCATCAGAACATCAAGGAGGAGATCGACAATTACACGGGCGACTATCAGAAGATGATGGAGTACGGGGAGAGGCTGACCAGCGAGGCTGGCGACGGGGACACTCAGTACATGTTCCTGAGGGAGCGTCTGAACGCGTTGAAGATGGGCTGGGAGGAGCTGCACCAGATGTGGGTGAACAGGCAGATCCTGTTGTCGAACTCGCTGAACCTGCAGGTGTTCGATCGCGACGCTCGCCAAGCGGAGGTGTTGTTGTCCCAGCAGGAGCACATTCTCGGGAAGGACGAGACCCCGGTGAACTTCGAGCAGGCCGAGCAAATGATCAAACGACACGAGGCGTTCATGACCACGATGGACGCGAACGACGAGAAGATCAATTCGGTGGTGCAGTTCGCCACCAGGCTGGTCGACCAGGCTCATTTCGCTGCGGACAAGGTCAAGAAGAAAGCGGAGAACATCAACGAGCGCCGGCAGATCAACCGCGACAAGGCGAATCAGTACATGGAGAAGCTGAAGGATCAGCTGCAGCTGCAGATGTTCCTGCAAGACTGCGAGGAGCTCGGCGAATGGGTGCAGGAGAAACACATCACCGCGCAGGACGAGACCTACAGAAGCGCTAAAACGGTTCACAGCAAATGGACCAGGCACCAGGCGTTCGAGGCTGAGATAGCCAGCAACAAAGACCGGCTGCAACAATTGCAGCAAGCTGCCGAGGAACTGATTCAACAGAAACCCGATCTCGCCGAGATCATCAAGCCGAAGGTGGCCGAACTGGCCGACCAATTCGAGGAACTCGAAACGACCACTCACGACAAAGGCGAACGCCTGTTCGACGCCAACAGAGAGGTCCTTATACACCAGACCTGCGACGATATCGACTCCTGGATGAACGAGCTGGAGAAACAAATCGAGAGCACCGATACAGGCTCGGACCTCGCGTCGGTCAACATTCTGATGCAGAAACAGCAGATGATCGAGACGCAGATGGCCGTCAAGGCCAAACAGGTCACCGAATTGGACAAGCAAGCCGAACACCTGCAGCGCACCGTTCCCGACGATAAGATGGAGGAGATCAAGTGCAAGAAGGAGAAGGTGGCGCAGAGGTTCGCCCAGCTGAAGGCCCCTCTGATCGATCGTCAGCGTCACttggagaagaagaaggaggcgTTCCAGTTCAGACGCGACGTCGAGGACGAGAAGCTCTGGATCGCCGAGAAGATGCCGCAAGCTACCAGCAGCGAGTACGGGAACTCCTTGTTCAACGTGCACATGCTCAAGAAGAAGAACCAGTCGTTGCGTACCGAGATCGAGAACCACGAGCCCAGGATCAATCTGGTCTGCAACAACGGGCAGAAACTGATCGACGAGGGACACGAGGACAGCTCCGAGTTCCAGAGGCTGATATCCGAGCTGACCGAGAAGTGGAAGGAGCTGAAGGACGCGGTGGACGACAGGAACAAGCATTTGCTTCAGAACGAGAAGGCGCAGCAGTACTTCTTCGACGCGACCGAAGCCGAGTCGTGGATGAGCGAGCAAGAGTTGTACATGATGGTTGAAGATCGCGGCAAGGACGAGATCTCCGCTCAGAATTTGATGAAGAAGCACGAGTCCTTGGAGCACGCCGTCGAGGACTATGCGGATACTATACGCCAGCTTGGAGAGACCGCCAGGCAGCTGATCAACGACCAACATCCGCTGGCTGATCAGATTGCTGTCAAGCAATCGCAG GTTGACAAACTGTACGCTGGACTGAAGGATCTGGCCGGCGAGCGAAGAGCCAAACTGGACGAGGCCCTTCAATTGTTCATGCTGAACAGAGAAGTGGATGATCTTGAGCAATGGATCGCTGAGAGAGAATTGGTCGCGGGAAGCCACGAACTCGGCCAGGATTACGACCACGTGACCCTTCTGTGGGAACGATTCAAGGAGTTCGCTAGAGACACCGAAGCGACAGGATCTGACCGTGTGGCAGCAGTGAACGGAATCGCGGATTCGTTGATCGCCGCCGGACACTCGGACGCAGCGACCATCGCCGAATGGAAGGACGGATTGAACGAAGTCTGGCAGGACTTGCTCGAGCTGATCGAGACGCGCACGCAAATGTTGCAAGCCAGCAGAGAGCTGCACAAGTTCTTCCACGATTGCAAGGACGTGCTTGGAAGAATCTTGGAGAAACAGAACGCGATGTCCGACGAGCTTGGCCGCGACGCTGGCTCCGTGTCCGCTCTTCAACGAAAACACGCGAACTTCATGCAAGATCTATCCACTCTGCAGAGTCAGGTGACTCAAATCCAAGAAGAATCCGCCAAGCTGCAAGCAAGCTATGCCGGCGACAAAGCCGTAGAGATAACGAATCGCGAAGGAGAAGTGGTAGCCTCATGGAACAACCTGCAATCATTGTGCGAAGAGAGAAGAGCGAAACTGGAGGACACCGGCGACCTCTTCCGCTTCTTCAACATGGTCAGAACCTTGATGATATGGATGGACGACGTTGTGCGTCAGATGAACACCTCCGAGAAACCTCGAGACGTAGCCGGAGTCGAATTGCTGATGAACAATCATCAGAGCCTGAAGGCTGAAATCGATGCTAGGGAAGACAATTTGCTGGCGTGTATTAACCTTGGAAAGGATTTGTTAGCTAGAAACCATTATGCCAGTACTCAGATTAAAGAGAAGCTAGCCGCTCTCACCGATCATAGGAACGCGTTGTTGCACAGATGGGAGGAACGTTGGGAGAACTTGCAACTCA TTCTGGAAGTCTATCAGTTTGCTAGAGATGCAGcggtcgccgaggcatggctgaTCGCCCAGGAACCGTATCTGATGAGCCAGGAACTCGGA CATACAATCGACGAGGTCGAGAACTTGATTAAGAAACACGAGGCCTTTGAAAAATCGGCAGCTGCGCAGGAGGAAAGGTTTAGTGCCTTGCATCGACTCACTACG TTTGAgttgaaagaattgaagaggAGAGAACAAGaacgggaggaggaggagagacgCAAGAAAGAGGAAGCTGCGGCAGCCGAGGCAGCTCGGTTAGCTAAAGCAACGCCAGTAACTAGTCCAGATGAACCGCCCAGTGAAAG AGCCGAAGCTGAAGGTGTAACCAGTGGAGAACGTACAGCTGGTGAGGATGAATCGCACG TGGCACATCGCAAGGCTTCTACACGTACACCACAGCCTCAAGACAAGCCCAAGGAAG